The Juglans regia cultivar Chandler chromosome 2, Walnut 2.0, whole genome shotgun sequence genome includes a window with the following:
- the LOC109021181 gene encoding uncharacterized protein LOC109021181 isoform X2, translating into MEQKSILWSALSVGVGVGVGLGLASGQTKWSGTGSASNAVTLEKMEQELLRQIVDGRESNVTFDQFPYYLSEQTRVLLTSAAFVHLKHADVSKYTRNLSPASRAILLSGPAELYQQMLAKALAHFFEAKLLLLDVTDFSLKIQNKYGSANRESSFKRSTSESTLERLSDLFGSFSTRQLREESKGTLRRQSSVADIGSRPTDGSSYPPKLRRHASASANISNLISQNTSANSAPLKRRSSWSFDEKLLIQSLYKVLVFVSKTNPIVLYLRDVDKLLFRSQRIYNLFQKLLKKLSGSVLILGSQIMDPCNDYGDVDERLTALFPYSIEIRPPEDESHLVSWKSRLEEDMKTIQVQDNRNHIIKALSSNDLDCDDLDTICVADTMVLSNFIEEIVVSAISYHLMNNKDPEYRNGKLVISSNSLSHGLSIFQEGKSDDKDTLKLEAQAETSKNAVEEEAVNMKPETKAEGTAPEHKREAETPASVPKTDGDSSVPSSKAPEPDNEFEKRIRPEVIPANEIGVTFADIGALDEIKESLQELVMLPLRRPDLFKGGLLKPCKGILLFGPPGTGKTMLAKAIAKEAGASFINASMSTITSKWFGEDEKNVRALFTLAAKVSPTVIFVDEVDSMLGQRTRVGEHEAMRKIKNEFMTHWDGLLTKPGERILVLAATNRPFDLDEAIIRRFERRIMVGLPSVENREMIFRTLLAKEKVEEGLDFKELATMTEGYTGSDLKLLIGQLES; encoded by the exons ATGGAACAGAAAAGCATATTGTGGTCGGCTTTGAGTGTAGGGGTGGGAGTCGGAGTGGGGCTGGGATTGGCCTCAGGACAGACTAAATGGTCAGGAACCGGTTCCGCCTCGAACGCCGTCACTCTGGAGAAGATGGAGCAGGAGTTGCTCCGGCAGATAGTTGACGGACGAGAAAGCAACGTCACGTTCGATCAATTCCCCTACTACCTCAG TGAGCAGACACGGGTCTTGCTAACAAGTGCTGCTTTTGTCCATTTGAAGCATGCTGATGTTTCTAAGTACACACGAAATCTTTCTCCTGCCAGTCGGGCTATTTTGCTCTCAGGACCAGCTG AGCTTTACCAACAAATGCTTGCCAAGGCTTTGGCCCATTTCTTTGAAGCGAAGTTACTACTGTTAGATGTAACAGACTTTTCACTGAAG ATTCAGAACAAATATGGTAGTGCGAACAGAGAATCT TCCTTTAAAAGGTCCACTTCAGAGTCAACCTTGGAGCGATTATCTGACTTATTTGGATCGTTTTCAACTCGTCAGCTGAGAGAGGAATCTAAAG GTACATTACGGAGACAGAGCAGTGTGGCGGATATTGGTTCAAG GCCCACAGATGGTTCTTCTTATCCTCCTAAGCTTCGTAGACATGCTTCTGCTTCAGCTAATATCAGTAACCTCATTTCGCAAAACACTTCTGCAAATTCAG CTCCTCTCAAACGAAGAAGCAGCTGGTCCTTTGATGAGAAGCTTCTTATACAGTCTCTCTACAAG GTATtggtttttgtttcaaaaaCCAATCCAATTGTGCTATATCTTAGGGATGTTGATAAGTTATTGTTCAGATCGCAAAGGATATATAACTTGTTCCAGAAACTGTTGAAGAAACTGTCTGGATCAGTGCTGATCCTTGGTTCACAAATTATGGATCCTTGCAATGACTATGGAGATGTGGATGAGAGGCTTACTGCTCTCTTCCCTTACAGCATTGAGATCAGGCCTCCAGAGGATGAATCCCATCTCGTCAGCTGGAAGTCTAGACTGGAGGAGGATATGAAGACAATCCAGGTTCAAGACAACAGAAACCACATTATAAAAGCACTTTCATCAAATGATCTTGATTGTGATGATCTGGATACAATCTGTGTGGCGGACACAATGGTTCTCAGTAACTTCATAGAAGAGATCGTGGTATCAGCAATTTCTTATCATTTAATGAATAACAAGGATCCTGAATACAGAAATGGAAAACTTGTTATATCATCTAATAG TTTGTCCCATGGATTGAGTATATTCCAAGAAGGAAAATCGGATGACAAAGATACTTTGAAGTTGGAAGCACAAGCTGAAACATCTAAG AATGCAGTGGAGGAAGAGGCTGTTAACATGAAGCCTGAAACAAAGGCTGAAGGCACAGCTCCTGAACACAAAAGAGAAGCAGAAACGCCAGCTTCAGTGCCAAAGACAGATGGTGATAGTTCAGTTCCATCTTCCAAAGCTCCC GAACCTGACAATGAATTTGAGAAGCGCATTAGGCCGGAAGTTATACCGGCAAATGAGATTGGTGTAACTTTTGCCGATATTGGTGCCTTAGACGAGATTAAAGAGTCCCTTCAAGAGCTAGTGATGCTCCCTCTTCGAAGACCAGATCTCTTCAAAGGAGGCCTTCTAAAACCTTGCAAGGGGATATTGCTATTTGGTCCGCCTGGCACTGGGAAGACAATGCTGGCTAAGGCCATTGCCAAGGAGGCTGGAGCAAGCTTCATAAATGCATCCATGTCTACGATCACTTCTAAATGGTTTGGTGAAGATGAGAAGAATGTCCGTGCATTATTCACTCTGGCAGCCAAGGTCTCTCCGACTGTTATATTTGTAGATGAGGTTGATAGCATGCTTGGGCAGCGGACCAGAGTTGGGGAGCATGAAGCAATGCGTAAGATAAAGAATGAGTTCATGACACACTGGGATGGGCTCTTGACAAAACCTGGTGAGCGCATCCTTGTTCTCGCCGCAACCAATAGGCCATTTGACCTTGATGAAGCAATTATTAGGCGCTTTGAGAGGAG AATTATGGTGGGATTGCCGTCTGTGGAGAACAGAGAGATGATCTTCAGAACTCTCTTGGCAAAGGAAAAGGTTGAAGAAGGACTAGACTTTAAGGAGCTAGCAACAATGACGGAAGGATATACAGGAAGTGATCTGAAG CTGCTTATCGGCCAATTAGAGAGCTAA
- the LOC109021181 gene encoding putative cell division cycle ATPase isoform X1, which produces MEQKSILWSALSVGVGVGVGLGLASGQTKWSGTGSASNAVTLEKMEQELLRQIVDGRESNVTFDQFPYYLSEQTRVLLTSAAFVHLKHADVSKYTRNLSPASRAILLSGPAELYQQMLAKALAHFFEAKLLLLDVTDFSLKIQNKYGSANRESSFKRSTSESTLERLSDLFGSFSTRQLREESKGTLRRQSSVADIGSRPTDGSSYPPKLRRHASASANISNLISQNTSANSAPLKRRSSWSFDEKLLIQSLYKVLVFVSKTNPIVLYLRDVDKLLFRSQRIYNLFQKLLKKLSGSVLILGSQIMDPCNDYGDVDERLTALFPYSIEIRPPEDESHLVSWKSRLEEDMKTIQVQDNRNHIIKALSSNDLDCDDLDTICVADTMVLSNFIEEIVVSAISYHLMNNKDPEYRNGKLVISSNSLSHGLSIFQEGKSDDKDTLKLEAQAETSKNAVEEEAVNMKPETKAEGTAPEHKREAETPASVPKTDGDSSVPSSKAPEPDNEFEKRIRPEVIPANEIGVTFADIGALDEIKESLQELVMLPLRRPDLFKGGLLKPCKGILLFGPPGTGKTMLAKAIAKEAGASFINASMSTITSKWFGEDEKNVRALFTLAAKVSPTVIFVDEVDSMLGQRTRVGEHEAMRKIKNEFMTHWDGLLTKPGERILVLAATNRPFDLDEAIIRRFERRIMVGLPSVENREMIFRTLLAKEKVEEGLDFKELATMTEGYTGSDLKNLCTTAAYRPIRELIKQERLKDLEKRQRASEGKAVQSAEEQNPGSASDTKEDQENEVITLRPLNMEDLRQAKNQVSTSFAAEGSIMSELKQWNDQYGEGGSRKKQQLTYFL; this is translated from the exons ATGGAACAGAAAAGCATATTGTGGTCGGCTTTGAGTGTAGGGGTGGGAGTCGGAGTGGGGCTGGGATTGGCCTCAGGACAGACTAAATGGTCAGGAACCGGTTCCGCCTCGAACGCCGTCACTCTGGAGAAGATGGAGCAGGAGTTGCTCCGGCAGATAGTTGACGGACGAGAAAGCAACGTCACGTTCGATCAATTCCCCTACTACCTCAG TGAGCAGACACGGGTCTTGCTAACAAGTGCTGCTTTTGTCCATTTGAAGCATGCTGATGTTTCTAAGTACACACGAAATCTTTCTCCTGCCAGTCGGGCTATTTTGCTCTCAGGACCAGCTG AGCTTTACCAACAAATGCTTGCCAAGGCTTTGGCCCATTTCTTTGAAGCGAAGTTACTACTGTTAGATGTAACAGACTTTTCACTGAAG ATTCAGAACAAATATGGTAGTGCGAACAGAGAATCT TCCTTTAAAAGGTCCACTTCAGAGTCAACCTTGGAGCGATTATCTGACTTATTTGGATCGTTTTCAACTCGTCAGCTGAGAGAGGAATCTAAAG GTACATTACGGAGACAGAGCAGTGTGGCGGATATTGGTTCAAG GCCCACAGATGGTTCTTCTTATCCTCCTAAGCTTCGTAGACATGCTTCTGCTTCAGCTAATATCAGTAACCTCATTTCGCAAAACACTTCTGCAAATTCAG CTCCTCTCAAACGAAGAAGCAGCTGGTCCTTTGATGAGAAGCTTCTTATACAGTCTCTCTACAAG GTATtggtttttgtttcaaaaaCCAATCCAATTGTGCTATATCTTAGGGATGTTGATAAGTTATTGTTCAGATCGCAAAGGATATATAACTTGTTCCAGAAACTGTTGAAGAAACTGTCTGGATCAGTGCTGATCCTTGGTTCACAAATTATGGATCCTTGCAATGACTATGGAGATGTGGATGAGAGGCTTACTGCTCTCTTCCCTTACAGCATTGAGATCAGGCCTCCAGAGGATGAATCCCATCTCGTCAGCTGGAAGTCTAGACTGGAGGAGGATATGAAGACAATCCAGGTTCAAGACAACAGAAACCACATTATAAAAGCACTTTCATCAAATGATCTTGATTGTGATGATCTGGATACAATCTGTGTGGCGGACACAATGGTTCTCAGTAACTTCATAGAAGAGATCGTGGTATCAGCAATTTCTTATCATTTAATGAATAACAAGGATCCTGAATACAGAAATGGAAAACTTGTTATATCATCTAATAG TTTGTCCCATGGATTGAGTATATTCCAAGAAGGAAAATCGGATGACAAAGATACTTTGAAGTTGGAAGCACAAGCTGAAACATCTAAG AATGCAGTGGAGGAAGAGGCTGTTAACATGAAGCCTGAAACAAAGGCTGAAGGCACAGCTCCTGAACACAAAAGAGAAGCAGAAACGCCAGCTTCAGTGCCAAAGACAGATGGTGATAGTTCAGTTCCATCTTCCAAAGCTCCC GAACCTGACAATGAATTTGAGAAGCGCATTAGGCCGGAAGTTATACCGGCAAATGAGATTGGTGTAACTTTTGCCGATATTGGTGCCTTAGACGAGATTAAAGAGTCCCTTCAAGAGCTAGTGATGCTCCCTCTTCGAAGACCAGATCTCTTCAAAGGAGGCCTTCTAAAACCTTGCAAGGGGATATTGCTATTTGGTCCGCCTGGCACTGGGAAGACAATGCTGGCTAAGGCCATTGCCAAGGAGGCTGGAGCAAGCTTCATAAATGCATCCATGTCTACGATCACTTCTAAATGGTTTGGTGAAGATGAGAAGAATGTCCGTGCATTATTCACTCTGGCAGCCAAGGTCTCTCCGACTGTTATATTTGTAGATGAGGTTGATAGCATGCTTGGGCAGCGGACCAGAGTTGGGGAGCATGAAGCAATGCGTAAGATAAAGAATGAGTTCATGACACACTGGGATGGGCTCTTGACAAAACCTGGTGAGCGCATCCTTGTTCTCGCCGCAACCAATAGGCCATTTGACCTTGATGAAGCAATTATTAGGCGCTTTGAGAGGAG AATTATGGTGGGATTGCCGTCTGTGGAGAACAGAGAGATGATCTTCAGAACTCTCTTGGCAAAGGAAAAGGTTGAAGAAGGACTAGACTTTAAGGAGCTAGCAACAATGACGGAAGGATATACAGGAAGTGATCTGAAG AACTTGTGCACAACAGCTGCTTATCGGCCAATTAGAGAGCTAATAAAGCAAGAGAGACTAAAGGATTTG GAGAAAAGGCAGAGAGCTTCAGAAGGGAAAGCAGTCCAATCTGCAGAAGAGCAGAATCCAGGAAGTGCTTCAGACACAAAAGAAGATCAGGAGAACGAAGTAATTACCCTTAGGCCATTGAACATGGAAGATTTGAGGCAGGCGAAGAATCAG GTTTCCACAAGCTTTGCAGCCGAGGGATCTATAATGAGTGAGTTGAAGCAATGGAACGATCAGTATGGGGAGGGGGGTTCTAGAAAGAAGCAGCAATTAACTTACTTCTTGTAA
- the LOC109021182 gene encoding reticulon-like protein B2: protein MAEEHHHEEPKQESLIEKISEKIHGDHDSSSSDSDDEKKKSSSSSSSSPSPMKSNIYRLFGREKPVHTVFGGGKPADVFLWRNKKISAGVLGGATAAWILFELLEYHLLTLVCHILILILSILFLWSNASTFIYKRPPHIPEFHIPEKPLLQFAAALRIEINRAFVVLRDIASGRDLKKFLYAIAGLWVLSILGNWCNFLTLFYIAFVLLQTLPVFYEKYEVQVDSFAEKAHAEIKKQYAVFDAKVLSKIPRGPLKDKKKV, encoded by the exons ATGGCGGAGGAGCATCACCACGAGGAGCCGAAGCAGGAGTCTTTGATTGAGAAGATATCGGAGAAGATACACGGCGATCATGACTCCTCGTCCTCGGATTCGGACGACGAGAAGAAAAAGAGcagctcttcttcttcttcttctccttcgcCGATGAAGTCCAATATTTACCGCCTCTTTGGTAGGGAAAAACCTGTGCACACGGTTTTCGGTGGTGGCAAAC CGGCTGATGTTTTCTTGTGGAGGAATAAGAAGATATCAGCAGGGGTGCTTGGTGGAGCAACGGCAGCGTGGATTCTGTTTGAATTGCTTGAATACCATTTGCTGACTCTGGTCTGCCACATCTTGATTTTGATACTTTCAATTCTGTTCTTGTGGTCAAACGCATCCACCTTCATCTACAA ACGTCCACCGCACATTCCAGAATTCCATATCCCAGAGAAACCACTGTTACAGTTTGCTGCAGCCCTGAGGATAGAGATCAACCGTGCTTTTGTTGTTCTGCGTGATATTGCGTCAGGAAGAGATCTCAAGAAGTTCTTATAT GCGATTGCTGGCTTGTGGGTCTTGTCTATTTTGGGGAACTGGTGCAACTTCTTGACCTTGTTCTACATCG CATTTGTTTTGCTCCAAACATTGCCTGTGTTCTATGAAAAATATGAGGTCCAGGTGGACTCATTCGCTGAGAAAGCACATGCTGAGATCAAGAAGCAGTATGCAGTTTTTGATGCAAAGGTTTTGAGCAAGATTCCGAGGGGACCATTGAAGGATAAGAAGAAGGTTTAG